Proteins encoded by one window of Blautia argi:
- a CDS encoding carbohydrate ABC transporter permease, whose product MKSKNKKKDFCIFALPGMFCFFAVVIVPFIYGVYLTLTDWNGVSKVKNFIGLENFAGVMKDAQFWSSLFLTFKYVIAVVVLVNVLAFAIAYLLTRGIKGQNFFRAGFFTPNLIGGIVLGYIWQFVFSRVFVNIGESTGWSFFEISWLSEPNKAFLALVLVSVWQLSGYMILIYVAGFMGLSEDVMEAASIDGASGWVKLKHIIMPLMMSSITICLFLTLSRAFMVYDVNLSLTAGAPYGTTEMAAMHVYEKAFTSRQFGVGQAEAFILFIIVACISGAQVYFTKKKEVEA is encoded by the coding sequence ATGAAATCAAAGAATAAGAAAAAGGACTTCTGTATATTTGCATTACCCGGCATGTTTTGCTTCTTTGCAGTGGTGATTGTACCGTTTATATATGGCGTGTATCTGACCTTAACAGACTGGAACGGCGTATCAAAGGTAAAGAATTTTATCGGACTGGAAAATTTTGCAGGCGTGATGAAGGACGCGCAGTTCTGGAGTTCCCTGTTTTTGACTTTTAAATATGTGATTGCAGTTGTAGTATTGGTAAATGTTCTGGCATTTGCCATTGCCTATCTGCTTACAAGGGGAATCAAGGGACAGAACTTTTTCCGTGCAGGCTTTTTTACTCCTAACTTAATTGGCGGTATTGTCCTGGGTTATATCTGGCAGTTTGTATTTTCCAGAGTATTTGTTAATATCGGAGAAAGCACGGGCTGGTCTTTCTTTGAGATTTCCTGGCTGTCTGAGCCGAACAAGGCTTTTCTGGCTTTGGTTCTGGTTTCTGTATGGCAGCTTTCCGGTTACATGATTCTTATTTATGTGGCCGGGTTTATGGGACTGAGCGAAGACGTTATGGAAGCAGCCAGCATTGACGGGGCTTCCGGTTGGGTGAAGTTAAAACACATTATTATGCCCCTTATGATGTCTTCCATTACCATTTGTCTGTTCCTGACTTTATCAAGAGCGTTTATGGTGTACGATGTCAACCTTTCTCTGACAGCAGGCGCACCTTACGGAACAACAGAAATGGCAGCCATGCATGTGTATGAAAAGGCGTTTACGTCCAGACAGTTTGGCGTAGGTCAGGCAGAAGCGTTTATCTTGTTTATTATTGTAGCCTGCATCAGCGGCGCGCAGGTATATTTCACAAAGAAAAAGGAGGTTGAAGCATAA
- a CDS encoding ABC transporter substrate-binding protein, with product MKKKAVARMLAAALAGVLGVSTLTGCTFGFASDPDDPNETKKEIPIDTSKDTFAYDSSLEGTKITLLNSKAEIQNALEKMAAQFEKKAGINIEVMPVTDGDSPYTKVVSMYNSGTPPTMAILDTTDVIALAEEKALDLSSEKWITEAEEYVTRVNDKVYSFPLCIEGRGIIYNKTVLEETLGREFDPASVTTLEEFQDLLQELADAGMERPVSMAKEDWSLGAHQLQYIYETEDGTSPGAQKVIEEIKDGSLDLAEYDRLDQFLDMFDVLREYNVAKGDPLGADYDEMAIDLADGKTAFWFNGNWAWSNLEEAGAETEDEYGFLPYFMNNDTEDFVNSKIQASPSKQVMIDGQVADEKQQAAAKEFLNWIVYSEIGQQMIVKTANLIPPFQNNPCEPTDPLSRDIYNKAHEGQTFNASAIVPNDHWAVLGASMQKYLAGRSDREELTKDIEKYWAEQK from the coding sequence ATGAAGAAAAAAGCGGTGGCAAGAATGTTGGCGGCAGCTCTTGCGGGAGTGTTAGGCGTATCAACGCTTACTGGGTGTACCTTTGGATTTGCCAGTGACCCGGACGACCCAAATGAAACAAAAAAGGAGATACCCATTGATACCTCAAAGGATACGTTTGCGTACGATTCTTCTCTGGAGGGAACAAAGATTACCCTGTTAAATTCTAAGGCAGAGATTCAAAATGCGCTGGAGAAGATGGCGGCGCAGTTTGAGAAAAAGGCAGGGATAAACATTGAGGTTATGCCTGTGACAGACGGAGATTCTCCTTATACCAAGGTGGTAAGCATGTACAACTCAGGAACACCGCCTACCATGGCGATTCTGGATACCACAGACGTCATTGCTCTGGCAGAGGAGAAGGCTTTGGATTTGTCTTCTGAGAAGTGGATTACAGAGGCAGAAGAATATGTGACAAGGGTAAATGACAAAGTCTACAGCTTTCCATTGTGTATTGAAGGCAGAGGAATTATTTATAACAAGACAGTACTTGAGGAAACTCTGGGAAGAGAGTTTGACCCAGCTTCTGTCACAACTTTAGAGGAATTTCAGGATTTGCTTCAGGAACTGGCAGATGCCGGTATGGAGCGACCGGTTTCCATGGCAAAAGAAGACTGGTCTTTAGGCGCGCATCAGCTTCAGTATATTTATGAAACAGAGGACGGAACCTCACCGGGAGCCCAGAAGGTAATTGAAGAGATTAAGGACGGAAGCCTTGACCTTGCAGAGTATGACCGCCTTGACCAGTTTCTGGATATGTTTGATGTGCTGAGGGAATACAATGTGGCAAAGGGCGACCCCCTGGGTGCAGATTATGATGAAATGGCCATTGATTTGGCAGACGGAAAGACCGCATTCTGGTTTAACGGAAACTGGGCATGGTCGAATCTGGAGGAAGCAGGAGCGGAAACAGAAGATGAATATGGCTTTCTGCCGTACTTTATGAACAATGATACAGAGGATTTTGTCAATTCCAAGATTCAGGCTTCTCCTTCCAAGCAGGTAATGATAGATGGACAGGTTGCAGATGAGAAGCAGCAGGCAGCAGCAAAGGAATTTCTGAACTGGATTGTGTACAGTGAAATCGGGCAGCAGATGATTGTAAAAACTGCGAATCTGATTCCACCGTTTCAGAACAATCCCTGCGAACCCACAGACCCTTTAAGCAGGGATATTTATAACAAAGCCCATGAGGGACAGACCTTTAACGCCTCTGCCATTGTACCAAACGACCATTGGGCAGTGCTGGGCGCGTCTATGCAGAAATATCTGGCAGGAAGAAGCGACAGAGAAGAGCTGACAAAGGATATTGAGAAATACTGGGCAGAACAGAAATAG
- a CDS encoding LacI family DNA-binding transcriptional regulator has protein sequence MKQKKNVTFNDIAKYTGFSKTTISRYFNNPDSLTLENQEIISKALVDLDYKENKVAKILANGQTEFIGVIVPNLHNHYYSEMLNQILQTYEQFGYKFLVFVGNEHADTERKYIEELMSYKIEGLIILSFTIPSRELADLHLPIVTIEREDKYVCSVNTDNYMGGVQATSLLASHNCDILIHINTPTSPEIPAYGRIAGFEDVCREKNLRHKVIYRDLGSTYDSMKKSLSEILDELEKDYPTEKKGLFISSDTHANVFLNLLIQRYGTLPRDYYLVGFDDSPISTEAVIPISTVGQHIDQIAFEAVSLLVEQMNERKKRRPAPLEKTVHKVITPYLIRRETTEKDS, from the coding sequence ATGAAACAGAAAAAAAACGTAACCTTCAATGATATTGCCAAATATACCGGATTTTCCAAGACTACTATTTCCAGATATTTCAACAATCCGGATTCCCTCACCCTGGAAAATCAGGAAATCATCTCAAAGGCACTGGTGGATTTGGATTATAAAGAAAATAAAGTGGCAAAAATCCTTGCTAACGGACAGACGGAATTTATTGGAGTTATTGTACCAAACCTGCACAATCACTATTATTCTGAAATGCTGAACCAGATTTTACAGACTTATGAACAATTCGGCTACAAATTTCTGGTTTTTGTGGGAAATGAACATGCGGATACGGAGCGAAAATATATCGAAGAACTGATGTCCTATAAAATCGAAGGACTGATTATTCTCAGCTTTACCATTCCTTCCAGAGAATTGGCAGACCTGCATCTTCCCATTGTCACCATTGAACGGGAAGACAAATATGTGTGCAGTGTAAATACAGACAACTACATGGGCGGCGTACAGGCAACCAGTCTGCTTGCCAGCCACAACTGCGATATCCTGATTCATATCAATACGCCCACCTCTCCGGAAATTCCTGCTTATGGACGTATTGCCGGCTTTGAGGACGTATGCCGGGAAAAAAATTTAAGACACAAAGTTATTTACAGAGATTTGGGAAGTACCTATGATTCCATGAAAAAATCCCTGAGCGAAATCTTAGACGAGTTGGAAAAAGACTATCCAACAGAAAAGAAAGGACTGTTTATTTCCAGCGACACCCATGCCAATGTATTCCTGAACCTGCTGATTCAGAGATACGGAACTCTGCCAAGGGATTACTATCTGGTAGGATTTGACGATTCCCCCATTTCCACAGAAGCAGTCATTCCTATCAGCACCGTTGGACAGCACATCGACCAAATTGCATTTGAAGCAGTGAGCCTTTTGGTGGAGCAGATGAATGAACGCAAAAAACGCAGACCTGCGCCATTGGAAAAAACCGTACATAAGGTCATCACTCCTTATCTCATACGCCGCGAAACAACAGAAAAGGATTCCTAG
- a CDS encoding MurR/RpiR family transcriptional regulator: MEEYEKNIVPHIEAIYDNFTPLEKTIADFFIHNEEKTDLSSKNVSKHLFVSEASLSRFAKKCGYKGYREFIFCYEQGGSTASRRPASDHIKMVLSDYQELLNKSYSLMDEDQIERIAEIISMKKRIYVYGKGSSGLAAMEMKLRFMRIGVTIEAITDVDIMKMNSVLLDSECAAIGISVSGRTEAVINSLKSAKKCGAAVILMTSHVEKRFQNFCDEIMLFAVKANLEEGKAISPQFPILVMVDMLYSRMLRMDYFRRETLHEYTLEVLEKDS; this comes from the coding sequence ATGGAAGAATACGAAAAAAATATTGTTCCTCATATTGAGGCCATCTATGACAATTTTACACCACTGGAAAAGACCATAGCGGATTTCTTTATTCATAATGAAGAAAAGACCGATTTATCTTCAAAAAATGTGTCGAAGCATTTGTTTGTTTCCGAGGCATCTCTGTCCAGATTTGCAAAAAAGTGCGGGTATAAGGGATACCGGGAGTTTATTTTCTGCTATGAGCAGGGAGGAAGCACGGCAAGCCGCAGACCTGCCAGTGACCACATTAAAATGGTGCTCAGTGATTATCAGGAACTTTTGAACAAAAGTTATTCCCTTATGGACGAAGATCAGATTGAGCGGATTGCAGAAATTATTTCCATGAAAAAACGGATTTATGTGTACGGAAAGGGAAGTTCCGGGCTGGCGGCTATGGAGATGAAGCTGCGGTTTATGCGAATTGGTGTAACCATTGAGGCTATTACAGACGTGGACATTATGAAAATGAATTCTGTACTGCTGGATTCGGAGTGTGCGGCTATTGGTATCAGTGTCAGCGGTAGAACAGAGGCTGTGATAAATTCTCTGAAGTCAGCAAAAAAATGCGGAGCAGCCGTGATTCTTATGACTTCGCATGTGGAGAAGCGATTCCAGAATTTCTGTGATGAGATTATGCTGTTTGCAGTAAAGGCCAATCTGGAAGAAGGAAAAGCGATTTCCCCTCAGTTTCCCATATTGGTTATGGTAGACATGCTGTATTCCCGCATGCTGCGTATGGATTATTTCCGCAGAGAAACCCTGCATGAATATACATTAGAGGTGTTAGAAAAGGATTCCTAG
- a CDS encoding ROK family protein, whose protein sequence is MKKYICIDIGGTSIKYGMIQEDGNFLTTGEMPTEAMKYGGPGIMKKAESIVEGFLKEYKPEGICVSTAGMVDCEAGQITYAAPLIPNYTGTEIKKTLEEKFHLPCEVENDVNCAGLAENFNGASKGSKISVCLTVGTGIGGAILIDGKVFHGFSGSGCEVGYMHLPGGEFQDMGASSILVKKTAEYKKISPESINGKYVFENAKKGDADCIRAIEEMCDVLGMGIANICYVINPEVVVLGGGIMAQKEYLRDMLRKSLEKYLLPSVAQHTRLEFAQNQNQAGMLGAFCHFKKRH, encoded by the coding sequence ATGAAAAAGTATATCTGTATTGATATCGGAGGAACTTCCATTAAGTACGGTATGATTCAGGAGGACGGCAATTTTCTGACAACCGGGGAAATGCCTACAGAGGCTATGAAATACGGTGGCCCCGGTATTATGAAAAAAGCAGAAAGCATTGTAGAAGGGTTCTTAAAGGAATATAAGCCTGAAGGAATCTGTGTATCCACAGCAGGAATGGTGGACTGCGAGGCGGGACAGATTACCTATGCAGCGCCTCTGATTCCCAATTACACAGGGACAGAGATAAAGAAAACACTGGAGGAGAAATTTCATCTTCCCTGCGAAGTGGAAAATGATGTGAATTGTGCCGGACTTGCAGAAAATTTCAATGGAGCGTCAAAGGGAAGTAAAATCAGTGTGTGTCTGACTGTAGGAACCGGAATCGGCGGTGCGATTCTCATTGACGGAAAGGTGTTTCATGGTTTTTCAGGAAGCGGCTGCGAGGTAGGGTATATGCATCTGCCCGGCGGTGAATTTCAGGATATGGGTGCCAGCAGCATTCTGGTGAAAAAGACGGCAGAATATAAGAAAATCAGTCCGGAAAGCATAAATGGTAAGTATGTATTTGAAAATGCAAAGAAAGGTGATGCAGACTGTATCCGTGCTATTGAAGAAATGTGCGATGTGCTGGGTATGGGAATTGCTAATATCTGCTATGTGATAAACCCGGAGGTGGTAGTTTTAGGCGGCGGGATTATGGCGCAGAAGGAGTACTTAAGAGATATGTTGAGGAAAAGTCTGGAAAAATATCTTTTACCTTCTGTGGCACAGCATACCCGTCTGGAGTTTGCACAGAACCAGAATCAGGCAGGTATGCTTGGGGCTTTCTGCCACTTTAAGAAAAGACACTAA
- a CDS encoding YhcH/YjgK/YiaL family protein yields the protein MVFGNIRDLKDYGYLEEEVLKCFEYAKTHDLLNFEKGSHEIEGDNLFVNIVEYKTTTPEERFWEAHRQYLDLHLMLRGPEQIDVNFIDNMEQKEFVEKDDFLPLEGETNSHVVLTEGDFLLCYPKDAHRTAVQVKEPVMIKKAIFKIKIK from the coding sequence ATGGTATTTGGAAATATAAGAGATTTAAAGGATTACGGATATTTAGAGGAAGAAGTTTTAAAGTGCTTTGAATATGCAAAGACACATGATTTACTGAATTTTGAAAAGGGAAGTCATGAAATAGAGGGTGACAACCTGTTTGTGAATATTGTAGAATATAAGACAACAACACCGGAGGAAAGATTCTGGGAAGCACATCGTCAGTACCTGGATTTGCATCTGATGTTAAGAGGACCAGAGCAGATTGATGTAAACTTTATTGATAACATGGAGCAGAAGGAATTTGTGGAAAAAGATGATTTCCTGCCCCTGGAGGGAGAAACAAACAGCCATGTGGTGCTGACAGAGGGGGATTTCCTTTTATGCTATCCAAAAGACGCCCATAGAACTGCAGTGCAGGTAAAAGAGCCGGTGATGATTAAAAAGGCAATCTTTAAGATTAAGATAAAATAA
- a CDS encoding sodium:solute symporter yields the protein MQGFTVIDLVILIVYLAAVLFAGLHFAKKEMKGKEYFKGDGTVPWWVTSVSIFATLLSPISFLSLAGNSYAGTWIMWFAQLGMLLAIPVTIRFFLPIYSKLDIDTAYHYLELRFNSKGLRVLGAVMFIVYQIGRMSIIMYLPCMVLAELIGINVNILIIIMGVIAIIYSYTGGLKSVLWTDFIQGSVLLIGVTFGLIFLISNIDGGIGAIFHEFSANHKFLAENQPIFDANILKDSVFLLIVGAGFNTMGSYVSSQDIVQRFTTTTDTKKLNKMMLANGALSIFIATVFYLIGTGLYVFYQVQGNALPPAAQQDQIFASWIAFELPVGITGLLLAAIYAAAQSTLSTGLNSVASSWTLDIQERLSKKKLSFEKQTKIGQYVSLIVGIFSIAVAMVLANGGVKSAYEWFNGFMGLVLGILIGTFILGAFTKVANTFGATMAFIAASAVMIYIKYFVPASEVSIWSYSIISIAVSLVVGIPASIIWRKVKGDTSKPAQYTTIYKN from the coding sequence ATGCAGGGATTTACAGTCATTGACTTAGTCATTTTAATTGTTTATCTGGCAGCTGTTTTGTTTGCCGGACTTCATTTCGCAAAGAAAGAGATGAAGGGGAAAGAATACTTTAAAGGGGATGGTACAGTGCCGTGGTGGGTAACTTCTGTATCCATTTTTGCAACACTGTTAAGTCCGATTTCCTTCCTGTCTTTGGCAGGAAACTCATATGCGGGAACATGGATTATGTGGTTTGCACAGCTTGGTATGCTGCTGGCAATTCCGGTTACAATTCGTTTTTTCCTGCCAATTTACAGTAAGCTGGATATTGATACTGCTTATCATTATCTGGAACTGCGTTTTAACAGCAAGGGACTTCGTGTGCTGGGCGCTGTGATGTTTATTGTATATCAGATTGGACGTATGTCTATTATTATGTATCTGCCATGTATGGTTCTGGCAGAGTTGATTGGAATCAATGTAAACATTCTGATTATTATCATGGGTGTGATTGCAATTATTTACTCCTATACAGGAGGTCTGAAATCTGTACTTTGGACAGACTTTATTCAGGGTTCTGTATTGCTGATAGGTGTAACCTTTGGCCTGATTTTCCTGATTTCCAACATTGACGGCGGAATCGGGGCAATCTTCCACGAGTTTTCAGCAAACCACAAATTCCTGGCAGAAAATCAGCCGATTTTCGATGCAAATATTTTAAAGGACAGTGTATTTCTGTTAATTGTAGGCGCCGGCTTCAACACTATGGGCTCCTATGTATCCAGTCAGGATATTGTACAGCGTTTTACAACAACTACAGACACAAAGAAATTAAACAAAATGATGCTGGCAAACGGCGCGTTGTCTATCTTTATTGCAACCGTATTCTATCTGATTGGAACAGGTCTGTATGTGTTCTATCAGGTACAGGGAAATGCTCTTCCTCCGGCAGCGCAGCAGGATCAGATTTTTGCTTCCTGGATTGCATTTGAGCTTCCGGTAGGTATTACAGGTCTTCTTCTGGCAGCGATTTATGCAGCAGCACAGTCTACGCTTTCTACAGGCTTAAACTCTGTGGCATCAAGCTGGACTCTGGATATTCAGGAACGTCTGTCTAAGAAGAAATTAAGCTTTGAGAAGCAGACAAAGATTGGTCAGTATGTATCTCTGATTGTAGGTATTTTCTCTATTGCAGTCGCTATGGTTCTGGCAAACGGCGGAGTAAAATCTGCATATGAATGGTTCAACGGATTCATGGGTCTTGTACTGGGTATTCTGATTGGTACTTTTATTCTGGGTGCATTTACCAAAGTGGCAAATACTTTTGGTGCAACCATGGCTTTCATTGCAGCGTCTGCAGTGATGATTTACATCAAATATTTTGTACCTGCAAGTGAAGTATCTATCTGGTCTTACTCCATTATCTCAATTGCCGTATCCTTAGTAGTAGGTATTCCGGCAAGTATTATCTGGAGAAAGGTGAAGGGCGACACATCAAAGCCTGCACAGTATACAACAATTTATAAAAACTGA
- a CDS encoding dihydrodipicolinate synthase family protein, producing MGNLDKYKGIIPAFYACYDEEGNVSPKRVRALTQYFIDKGVKGVYVNGSSGECIYQGVEERKVIIENVMAVAKGKLTVINHVACNNTKDSVELAKHSESVGVDAIASIPPIYFRLPEYSIAAYWNAISEAAPNTDFIIYNIPQLAGTALTMSLFAEMMKNPRVVAVKNSSMPTQDIQMFKAAGKAAKGEFVVFNGPDEQFVAGRAIGADGGIGGTYGVMPELFLKLNYLIAAGEREKATELQYDINEIIYKMCSSHANMYAVAKEILRINENLDLGGVRLPLENLQEADKAIAKEAADMVNAAKAKYL from the coding sequence ATGGGAAATTTAGACAAGTACAAAGGAATTATTCCGGCTTTCTACGCATGCTATGATGAGGAAGGCAATGTAAGCCCGAAGCGTGTACGCGCACTGACACAGTATTTCATTGACAAAGGTGTGAAAGGTGTTTATGTAAACGGTTCTTCAGGAGAATGTATTTACCAGGGCGTGGAAGAACGTAAGGTTATTATCGAAAACGTTATGGCAGTTGCAAAAGGAAAGCTGACTGTTATCAACCACGTTGCATGCAACAACACAAAGGACAGCGTGGAACTGGCAAAACATTCTGAGAGCGTAGGCGTTGACGCCATTGCTTCCATTCCTCCGATTTATTTCCGTTTGCCGGAATACTCTATTGCTGCTTACTGGAATGCCATCAGCGAAGCTGCGCCAAACACAGATTTTATTATTTACAACATTCCTCAGCTTGCCGGAACTGCTCTGACAATGAGCCTGTTTGCAGAAATGATGAAAAATCCGAGAGTGGTAGCTGTAAAGAACTCCTCCATGCCAACACAGGATATTCAGATGTTCAAAGCAGCAGGAAAAGCAGCAAAAGGTGAATTTGTTGTATTTAACGGACCGGACGAACAGTTTGTAGCAGGACGTGCCATTGGGGCTGATGGCGGTATTGGCGGAACTTATGGTGTTATGCCGGAACTGTTTCTGAAATTAAATTACCTGATTGCAGCAGGTGAAAGAGAAAAAGCGACAGAATTACAGTATGACATCAACGAAATCATCTACAAAATGTGTTCCAGCCATGCAAATATGTATGCAGTGGCAAAAGAGATTCTTCGTATTAACGAAAATCTGGATTTGGGCGGTGTTCGTCTTCCTCTGGAAAATCTCCAGGAAGCTGATAAGGCGATTGCAAAGGAAGCAGCAGATATGGTAAATGCTGCAAAGGCGAAATATCTGTAA
- a CDS encoding N-acetylmannosamine-6-phosphate 2-epimerase, translating into MEQKLEQLKGHLIVSCQALPHEPLHSSFIMGRMAKAAKEGGAMGIRANTKEDIEEIQKNVDLPVIGIVKRDYEDSKVYITPTMKEIDELMEVKPEIIAIDATIELRPGGVTLDEFYHEIRKKYPNQLLMADCSTVEEALHADKLGFDFIGTTLVGYTDHSKGDRIEENDFEIIRTILKNVKHHVIAEGNINTPEKARRVVELGCYSVVVGSIITRPQLITKSFTEEMAKAEI; encoded by the coding sequence ATGGAACAGAAATTAGAGCAGCTGAAAGGGCATTTGATTGTATCCTGTCAGGCGCTTCCCCATGAACCATTACATTCCTCCTTTATTATGGGAAGAATGGCTAAGGCAGCAAAGGAAGGCGGCGCTATGGGAATCCGTGCCAATACAAAGGAAGACATTGAGGAGATTCAGAAGAATGTGGACCTTCCGGTTATTGGCATTGTAAAAAGGGATTACGAGGACAGCAAGGTATACATCACCCCAACTATGAAGGAAATAGACGAATTAATGGAAGTGAAACCGGAGATTATTGCCATTGACGCTACCATTGAATTACGTCCCGGCGGTGTGACTTTGGACGAATTTTACCACGAGATTCGTAAAAAATACCCAAATCAGTTATTAATGGCGGATTGCTCTACCGTGGAAGAGGCACTTCATGCAGACAAGCTTGGTTTTGACTTTATAGGAACAACCCTTGTGGGATATACAGACCACAGTAAGGGAGATAGAATTGAGGAGAATGATTTTGAAATTATCCGTACAATTCTGAAAAACGTAAAACATCATGTGATTGCAGAAGGAAATATCAATACCCCTGAGAAAGCAAGACGTGTAGTGGAGCTTGGCTGCTATAGCGTAGTGGTAGGTTCTATTATTACCCGTCCCCAGTTAATCACAAAATCTTTCACAGAGGAAATGGCGAAAGCAGAGATTTAA
- the nagA gene encoding N-acetylglucosamine-6-phosphate deacetylase codes for MIMKNGLVFQEDGTFCQKDLYVENGKFVATEAEVTDKTEFDASGLKIIPGLVDVHSHGAFGHDFCDADPEGLKVTLKYEKEHGITSYCPTSMTLDKERLLDIFATAGKVEESPELARIIGINMEGPLIDIKKKGAQAGDYIRVPDASFFRKCNEASGNRIKLVTLAPNVDKAFEFIEEVKDEVMVSIGHTTANYDCAKKAMDLGAKHVTHLYNAMPPFAHRDPGVVGAACDTPDCMVELICDGFHIHPSTIRTTFKMFGDERVVLISDSMMATGMPNGKYELGGQEVTMKDRFAALADGTIAGSATNLFDCMKNAMKFGIPEAAAIFAATRNPAKSIGVYDKVGSLTPGKYADMVLVDENYEIKQVI; via the coding sequence ATGATTATGAAAAACGGCCTGGTATTCCAGGAAGACGGAACTTTTTGCCAAAAAGATTTATATGTGGAAAACGGCAAATTTGTGGCAACAGAGGCAGAAGTCACAGATAAGACAGAATTTGACGCCTCCGGTTTAAAAATTATTCCCGGTCTGGTAGATGTACACAGCCATGGAGCTTTTGGCCATGATTTCTGCGACGCAGACCCGGAAGGCTTAAAAGTAACTTTAAAATACGAGAAAGAACACGGCATTACTTCCTACTGTCCCACTTCCATGACTCTTGACAAAGAACGACTTCTGGATATCTTCGCAACTGCCGGTAAGGTAGAAGAAAGCCCGGAACTTGCCCGTATCATCGGAATCAACATGGAAGGTCCCCTCATTGATATTAAGAAAAAAGGCGCGCAGGCTGGAGATTATATCCGTGTTCCGGACGCTTCTTTTTTCCGCAAATGCAATGAAGCCTCAGGAAACCGCATCAAGCTGGTTACTCTGGCTCCAAATGTGGACAAGGCTTTTGAATTTATTGAGGAAGTAAAAGACGAGGTTATGGTTTCCATTGGACATACCACTGCCAATTATGACTGTGCCAAAAAAGCCATGGACTTAGGCGCAAAGCATGTCACACACCTCTACAATGCCATGCCTCCTTTTGCCCACAGAGATCCAGGCGTTGTAGGCGCTGCCTGCGATACCCCGGACTGCATGGTTGAACTTATCTGTGACGGCTTCCACATTCACCCGTCCACAATCCGTACCACCTTCAAAATGTTCGGCGATGAACGAGTGGTGCTTATCAGCGACTCCATGATGGCAACCGGTATGCCCAACGGCAAATACGAGCTGGGCGGACAGGAAGTAACCATGAAAGACCGTTTCGCAGCCCTTGCAGACGGCACCATTGCCGGTTCTGCAACCAATCTCTTTGACTGCATGAAAAATGCCATGAAATTCGGCATTCCCGAAGCAGCCGCTATCTTTGCCGCAACCAGAAACCCGGCAAAAAGCATTGGCGTATACGATAAAGTAGGTTCTCTCACACCGGGAAAATATGCCGATATGGTGCTGGTAGACGAAAATTATGAGATTAAGCAGGTAATTTAA
- a CDS encoding YhcH/YjgK/YiaL family protein, with protein MIYDEIKNIERYRGISKNLDTAIDFLEKTDLNSLPLGKTEILGDKVFANVMEAQAKAENELSFEIHKKYMDIQVDIEGTEEILIGLNGFKENEPFSPEKDFGSCTAEKSARMVMGSGRFIVCMAQEPHLPSAAAGDDRRLKKCVIKVAVEE; from the coding sequence ATGATATATGATGAAATCAAAAACATAGAACGATACCGTGGAATCTCCAAAAATCTGGATACTGCTATTGATTTTCTGGAAAAGACAGATTTAAATAGTCTGCCCCTTGGAAAAACAGAGATTCTGGGAGATAAGGTATTCGCTAATGTTATGGAAGCGCAGGCAAAGGCTGAGAACGAGTTAAGCTTTGAAATCCATAAAAAATATATGGACATTCAGGTAGATATTGAGGGTACGGAAGAAATTCTTATTGGTCTGAATGGATTCAAAGAAAACGAACCGTTTTCACCGGAAAAAGATTTTGGAAGCTGCACAGCAGAAAAGAGCGCCCGTATGGTTATGGGTTCGGGAAGATTTATTGTATGTATGGCACAAGAGCCGCATCTTCCCAGTGCAGCAGCAGGTGATGACCGCAGATTAAAGAAATGTGTCATTAAAGTGGCAGTAGAAGAATAA